A genomic window from Vigna radiata var. radiata cultivar VC1973A chromosome 2, Vradiata_ver6, whole genome shotgun sequence includes:
- the LOC106755738 gene encoding uncharacterized protein LOC106755738: protein MSCSSGTVLSVCASLSSPLPPSRTPNPNSNSLSFSFSFSWLSSFPSLTLSTSRSAKNPPNPSRSQDSFIRAAYTRRSRGEAAKKPSRKSWKQRTDMYMRPFLLNVFFSKRFIHAKVVHRGTSKVICVATTNAKDLRNSLPSLIDHNACKVVGRLIAERSMEADVFAVAYEPRKDERIEGRLGIVLDTIKENGIIFI, encoded by the exons ATGAGTTGCTCTTCCGGAACAGTATTATCAGTATGTGCATCACTCTCTTCTCCACTGCCTCCGTCTCGCACGCCCAATCCCAATTCCAATTcgctttcattttcattttcattttcatggcTTTCTTCATTTCCCTCATTAACTTTAAGTACATCTCGCTCCGCCAAAAACCCTCCCAATCCCTCACGCTCCCAG GATTCTTTCATTCGAGCTGCCTATACCCGAAGGTCTCGTGGTGAAGCTGCAAAGAAGCCGAGCAGGAAATCATGGAAGCAAAGGACAGATATGTACATGAGACCATTCTTGTTAAATGTTTTCTTCTCAAAAAGATTTATTCATGCAAAAGTGGTACACCGTGGAACGAGCAAAGTCATATGTGTTGCTACCACAAACGCCAAGGATCTTCGAAACTCCCTTCCATCCTTGATAGATCATAACGCATGTAAAGTGGTTGGAAGGCTTATTGCCGAGCGATCAATGGAAGCTGATGTATTTGCAGTGGCGTATGAACCCAGAAAGGATGAAAGAATTGAAGGTAGACTAGGCATTGTTCTTGATACAATTAAGGAAAACggcattatttttatttga